The following are encoded in a window of Impatiens glandulifera chromosome 5, dImpGla2.1, whole genome shotgun sequence genomic DNA:
- the LOC124939439 gene encoding gamma conglutin 1-like encodes MAFIGTRLDLIIFLMFLSIVSNNIVFARNNTLNKSVSATIVKEGIPPFYYMNINGEDYIMDLDSDFLWTRCDKWHVFHQPCPKQACSLAHSWPSRLCPLKKDQQERLCPCKVALVNPVPKTCHQTDLSYQYYFFFNQTGHWPFKITSFKQIYAACIPSELRATQFYNRTGQFVGLSKAPLSIPSQFASQYQFSKKFAFVLPSVRYPHGIIFFGGGPYYIVYYADKLHDVTIFFTYTQLLQNSLSTTNGYYIGVQAISIGSSELHQIPIQASSFDINYTTGLGGVRISTIVLYTTLRSDIFLAFRKTFLEAMEGKIPVRAVKQFDLCFNASDLVLNPLGGYIGAPKVELSLANGKNWTYFSNTMQTVYRDNINDTLACMAFIDGGKTMEEAMVIGAFQMEEIFVEFDLVKSQFGFTPNLFLLRKFNGSITG; translated from the coding sequence ATGGCATTTATAGGAACCCGACTTGATCTTATCATATTCTTGATGTTCCTCTCAATTGTTTCAAACAATATTGTCTTTGCTAGAAACAATACTCTAAACAAAAGTGTATCTGCAACCATTGTCAAAGAGGGAATACCTCCTTTTTACTATATGAATATCAATGGAGAAGATTACATTATGGATCTCGACTCCGATTTTCTATGGACTCGTTGTGATAAGTGGCATGTTTTTCACCAACCTTGTCCAAAACAAGCATGTTCCTTAGCCCATTCGTGGCCTTCCAGATTGTGCCCTTTAAAGAAAGATCAGCAAGAACGTTTGTGCCCTTGTAAAGTTGCATTGGTGAATCCGGTTCCCAAAACGTGTCATCAAACTGATCTGTCGTACCAATACTACTTCTTTTTCAATCAGACCGGGCATTGGCCTTTTAAAATAACttctttcaaacaaatttatgcGGCTTGTATCCCATCTGAGCTTAGGGCCACTCAATTCTATAACAGAACCGGTCAATTTGTTGGGCTCTCAAAAGCGCCCTTATCCATTCCATCTCAATTTGCATCACAGTACCAATTTTCCAAGAAATTTGCATTCGTCCTTCCCAGTGTTCGTTATCCACACGGCATAATATTCTTCGGTGGTGGACCTTATTACATTGTCTATTATGCGGATAAGCTTCATGATGTTACGATCTTTTTCACCTACACACAGTTACTACAAAACTCATTATCAACAACAAACGGTTACTACATCGGGGTACAAGCCATATCAATTGGAAGTTCGGAATTGCACCAAATTCCTATTCAAGCAAGTTCCTTTGATATTAACTACACCACCGGGCTTGGAGGCGTGAGAATAAGCACAATCGTGTTATATACCACCTTGAGGAGCGATATATTTCTTGCTTTTCGCAAAACATTCTTGGAGGCAATGGAAGGCAAAATTCCAGTTAGAGCTGTGAAGCAATTCGATCTTTGTTTCAATGCGAGCGATCTAGTTCTCAATCCTTTGGGGGGTTATATAGGAGCTCCTAAGGTGGAACTAAGCTTGGCCAATGGGAAGAATTGGACATATTTCTCGAATACCATGCAAACGGTTTATAGAGATAACATTAACGATACTTTGGCGTGTATGGCTTTCATTGATGGTGGGAAAACGATGGAAGAGGCAATGGTGATTGGGGCTTTCCAGATGGAGGAAATATTCGTGGAATTTGATCTAGTTAAGTCCCAATTCGGGTTCACTCCTAACTTGTTTTTGTTACGTAAATTTAATGGTTCAATTACAGGATGA